A window of the Streptomyces sp. NBC_00250 genome harbors these coding sequences:
- a CDS encoding cold-shock protein gives MPTGKVKWFNSEKGFGFLSRDDGGDVFVHSSVLPAGVDALKPGQRVEFGVVAGQRGDQALSVTILDPTPSVAAAQRRKPDELASIVQDLTTLLENITPMLERGRYPDKTQGAKIAGLLRAVADQLDV, from the coding sequence GTGCCTACCGGCAAGGTCAAATGGTTCAACAGCGAGAAGGGCTTCGGCTTTCTCTCCCGCGACGACGGCGGCGACGTCTTCGTCCACTCGTCGGTGCTCCCTGCCGGAGTCGACGCGTTGAAGCCGGGACAACGGGTCGAGTTCGGGGTCGTCGCAGGCCAGCGCGGCGACCAGGCTCTGTCCGTCACGATCCTCGACCCGACCCCGTCCGTCGCCGCGGCACAGCGCCGTAAGCCCGACGAACTGGCGTCCATCGTGCAGGACCTGACGACGCTCCTGGAGAACATCACGCCGATGCTGGAGCGCGGCCGCTACCCCGACAAGACGCAGGGCGCCAAGATCGCGGGCCTGCTGCGCGCGGTCGCGGACCAGCTGGACGTCTGA
- a CDS encoding HAD family hydrolase codes for MAPMTTSATTPAPTVGFDLDLTLIDSRPGIKAAWEAFSAESGVPVDADLVVSRLGPPLEQEMAYWVPAEQVTEMVARYRALYPAYAIESSPPMPGARDAIAAVREAGGRTIVVTAKNGPHAELHLAHLGIEPDAVVGGLWAEGKAEALRAHGAQVYVGDHVGDVRGAATAGALSVAVATGPCAPEELQEAGADVVLADLTDFRTWWEGYLA; via the coding sequence ATGGCTCCTATGACGACCTCTGCCACCACGCCCGCGCCGACCGTCGGTTTCGACCTCGACCTGACGCTGATCGACTCCCGCCCCGGCATCAAGGCCGCCTGGGAGGCCTTCTCCGCCGAGTCCGGCGTCCCCGTCGACGCGGATCTCGTCGTCAGCCGCCTCGGCCCGCCGCTGGAGCAGGAGATGGCGTACTGGGTCCCCGCGGAGCAGGTGACGGAGATGGTGGCCCGCTACCGGGCGCTCTACCCGGCGTACGCCATCGAGTCCTCGCCGCCGATGCCGGGCGCCCGGGACGCGATCGCCGCCGTCCGCGAGGCGGGCGGCCGCACCATCGTCGTCACCGCGAAGAACGGCCCGCACGCCGAGCTGCACCTCGCGCACCTCGGCATCGAGCCGGACGCGGTCGTCGGCGGCCTGTGGGCCGAAGGGAAGGCGGAGGCCCTGCGCGCCCACGGCGCCCAGGTGTACGTCGGTGACCACGTCGGCGACGTCCGCGGCGCCGCCACGGCCGGCGCCCTCTCGGTGGCCGTCGCCACCGGCCCCTGCGCCCCCGAGGAGCTGCAGGAGGCGGGCGCGGACGTCGTCCTGGCCGACCTGACGGACTTCCGAACCTGGTGGGAGGGCTACCTGGCCTGA